The following are encoded in a window of Oncorhynchus masou masou isolate Uvic2021 chromosome 17, UVic_Omas_1.1, whole genome shotgun sequence genomic DNA:
- the LOC135558790 gene encoding desmoplakin-A-like isoform X2 — MYGSQNRLPTMSRRTNSRPDLTSGTQFVVGGNSYQQEYGDGYNYSQTFSKTSMGGGGGGYGGGLGGGASVQSIQHKASFLQSQCHEYLQRVQQILQAGGPAGEVDKLMSMSSEAIDQLKGCAMELQHMKQPKDNIIKSIQHLQNMQSGITSSITGSTQRKSRGSIGWEERGRTYTDAMSWIGQQKRLIETSPWGEDAAAIEQQILNQNKFHSSIQRSQEVERARDELAQNDDKGGLHSLQQEWDSLQKMSFARTGQLRELQNMIEEISRAIMWVNEREEEELVFNWGDKNIDVYIPKKQESYSKLMSALEVKEKELNKLKQKVDGLLKNNHPASDKIEAYMDTLQTQWSWLLQITKCIHVHLKENAAYSQFFKEANETYSKLQKEHENIRKKFTCDKGTSLENLTELLRNLEREKETIMENKRQVKNLVNKSKSIVRLRPRNPEEKSSSPSPVIVQALCDFKQDQKGIFKGDEGILTDNTQRSKWHVTGPGGLDMLIPSVCLLIPPPNPLSIGLANKNEQYYEAIMGIWNQLYINIKSLISWQYCVKDINHINSLTLTMLSQMRPEEYRNIIKSLETHYQEFLRSSQGSEMFGEDEKKKMEGQYSGAQTHYDTLVIGLPTYNQSKVDVVKQEVVKLVVQHEPPIKAETTNTLQSSTLSLTLLSDLHALRRRLELAESGLSHHLHVPLGENSVQECSQRLLKLEGIRHNLDGVRDEYLRLRERVLRQLEGTAADSEQAKFLRKELDLLNQKLGDLQGLSSAYLQRLSYLRNLLQSLLQAEDVIKVHEARLTEKETTSLDLNEVEHYRSSLKQMKSELEHKRDLLKAMESDLVNAVHVNSQISASFHKCDVDLSKYADLVGQMSDRWRRIQTQIDSRVWDLEKQEKQLRHFQQSSGVLDQWIDNAKQRQDTLQAAKFSDIQNLMEHLNRQKVLHSEIKGKKEKVEVVQKDANTCAASIKDYELQLASYSAGLETLLNIPIKRTVLQSPATVVREEATDLQSRYIELLTRSSDYYKFLGEMLKNMEELKIRNTKIELLEEELRRLKDNIQDHCEKNRSLQDALSSYKLELSQSQEQLISMEEVKRTTAMQASVARESLDTTSSQLTELSDKLARLTYQLDEEKRKRRLAEERYTSQQEEYEAAVRRRQKELDEVNWSKIDLEKAVKDKERELERLRMQLEEEATRRRGAEQDISKTSMMVQQSQNHYTEILSERDTLLIKLKQLEQDKTRQGRYEEELNRVKVSLETELRNKQRLQEERDKIHKDFTYWKSQYELKEGQMRQCDSDKDKMERERLSLKSDLERMMVELRTVEERYKGRLQSSQGEVSDLALKRDSLERELRRLQQRPDSMSIQTQTDEKVVTVDPSKLVFDGVRRKVTAHQLCDCGIISKATLEQLLKGKRTVEDVAVDIQLSLKGTGVIAGMVRGPHGRMSITEAKTKNLLSQESAIMLLEAQAATGHIMDPKFNEKMSVDAACSRGVVDTDDRDTLMTAEAAGTGFKDPYTGKLLSIGQALKQNRLDKKTALRLLQAQESVGGILDPVLSVFLPKDLALDRNLIDEDLYRALNKKPACYLDPITEEKISYSDLRLKCRMEPASGLLLLPVPEKTMTVQGLRGEVSVTELINSNLLSETDVQKLNQGKLSSKEIEDKLKNYLHGSTCIAGIYDEANNRIMTIYQAMKEGLLRRGTTLELLEAQAASGFVIDPINNVCMNVEEAWKRGLVGKEFKDKLMSAEKAVTGYKDPHTGNTISLFQAIEKDLIEKGHGIRLLEAQIASGGIIDPKESHRIDVDIAYKRGYFDEEMNEILTYEGDDTKGFFDPNTQENLTYLQLKERCITDPKTGLVLLPLRDKTNPQQMVQQSSQKNILRKRRVVIVDPDTGKEMTVREAYHKELIDYDTFLDLSEQECEWEEITIRASDGSARMVVVDRKTGAQYDIQDSLDRGIIDQTSLDQYRLGTLTLTKFADLITSKSSLSELSITASNMEDVATCTSPTQACPSSPTVRKRFNSISITFSPTAEFDEGSPIAAIFDMETMEKITIPEALRRGIVDAITAQKLLEAQACTGGIINPTNGQRLNLQDAVHQGLIDDDMATKLKPAQKAFMGFEDVKTKRKMSVVEAMKEEWLPYEAGTRFMEFQYLTGGLLEPGKGQKTSIETAIRRGWLDGKGAQKLQDTRSHTKNLTCPKTKLKISYKEAMDSCMVEEGNGMKMLQASSMSSKGISSPYNVSNPGSRSGSRAGSLATSRTGSRSGSRRGSVDYSSSYSTFTSSASNTLSVNSKF; from the exons ATGTACGGCTCTCAAAATAGACTTCCGACAATGAGTCGGAGGACTAATTCTCGACCAGACCTGACAAGCGGCACTCAGTTCGTCGTTGGTGGAAACAGCTATCAACAGGAATATGGAGACGGATACAACTATTCACAAACTTTCTCCAAAACGTCCAtggggggaggtggtggaggCTACGGAGGGGGACTTGGAGGGGGGGCAAG TGTGCAGAGCATCCAACACAAAGCTTCCTTCCTGCAAAGCCAGTGTCATGAGTACCTGCAGAGAGTACAGCAGATTCTCCAGGCA GGTGGTCCAGCGGGGGAGGTGGACAAGCTAATGAGTATGTCTTCTGAGGCCATAGACCAGCTGAAGGGATGTGCCATGGAGCTGCAGCACATGAAACAACCCAAAGACAACATCATCAAGAG CATACAGCATCTCCAGAACATGCAGAGTGGGATCACCTCCTCCATCACTGGCTCGACCCAGAGGAAGAGCAGGGGCAGCATTGgctgggaagagagggggaggacctACACTGATGCCATGTCTTGGATCGGCCAACAGAAG CGTCTGATCGAGACGTCTCCGTGGGGTGAGGACGCAGCCGCCATCGAGCAACAGATCCTGAACCAGAACAAGTTCCACAGCTCTATACAGAGGAGCCAAGAGGTGGAACGTGCCAGAGATGAGCTG GCCCAAAATGATGACAAGGGTGGCCTTCATTCCCTACAGCAAGAATGGGACAGTCTTCAG AAAATGTCATTTGCTCGTACGGGCCAGCTGAGAGAGCTGCAGAACATGATCGAGGAGATCTCCAGGGCCATCATGTGGGtcaacgagagagaggaggaggagctggtGTTCAACTGGGGAGACAAGAACATCGACGTCTACATCCCCAAGAAACAGGAAAGCTACTCC AAACTGATGAGTGCCCTGGAGGTAAAGGAGAAGGAGCTAAACAAACTGAAGCAAAAAGTCGATGGCCTCCTGAAGAACAATCACCCAGCCTCAGACAAGATCGAG GCCTACATGGACACTCTGCAGACCCAGTGGAGCTGGCTCCTCCAGATCACCAAGTGTATTCATGTCCATCTGAAGGAGAACGCTGCCTACAGTCAG TTCTTCAAGGAGGCCAATGAGACCTACAGCAAGCTGCAGAAGGAGCATGAGAACATCCGTAAGAAGTTCACCTGTGATAaaggaacatctctggagaaccTCACTGAGCTCCTCAGGAACCTTGAG agagagaaggagacgatCATGGAGAATAAGAGGCAGGTCAAAAACCTGGTCAACAAGTCCAAGAGCATCGTGAGGCTGAGACCACGTAACCCTGAGGAGAAGAGTAGTAGTCCTAGTCCTGTTATAGTACAGGCCCTGTGTGACTTCAAGCAAGAccag AAAGGGATCTTCAAGGGGGACGAGGGCATCCTGACGGACAACACCCAGCGCAGTAAGTGGCACGTGACGGGTCCTGGAGGTCTGGACATGCTGATCCCATCTGTGtgcctcctcatcccccctcccAACCCCCTCAGCATTGGACTGGCCAACAA GAATGAGCAGTACTACGAGGCCATCATGGGCATCTGGAATCAGCTCTACATCAACATCAAGAGCCTCATCTCCTGGCAGTACTGTGTTAAAGACATCAACCACATTaactctctcaccctcaccatg cTGTCCCAGATGCGTCCTGAGGAGTACCGTAACATCATAAAGAGTCTGGAGACTCACTACCAGGAGTTTCTCCGCAGCAGCCAAGGCTCCGAGATGTTTGGAGAGGATgagaagaagaagatggagggCCAGTATTCTGGAGCCCAGACCCACTACGACACACTGGTCATAGGGCTGCCTACATACA ATCAATCCAAAGTGGACGTGGTCAAGCAGGAGGTGGTCAAGCTGGTGGTCCAGCATGAGCCGCCCATCAAGGCGGAGACAACCAATACCTTGCAGAGCTCTACCCTCAGCCTGACCCTGCTTAGTGACCTCCACGCCCTCAGACGCAGGCTGGAGCTGGCCGAGTCCGGCCTTAGCCACCACCTCCATGTGCCCCTGGGGGAGAACAGTGTGCAGGAGTGCTCACAGCGTCTCCTAAAGCTGGAG GGCATACGCCATAATCTGGACGGGGTGCGTGATGAGTACCTGAGGCTAAGGGAGAGGGTCCTCAGGCAGCTGGAAGGGACAGCAGCAGACTCAGAGCAGGCCAAGTTCCTCAGGAAAGAGCTGGACCTCCTCAACCAGAAACTGGGAGATCTGCAGGGACTATCCTCTGCCTACCTCCAGAG ACTGTCATATCTGCGGAACTTGCTCCAGAGCCTCCTCCAGGCTGAGGATGTCATCAAGGTCCACGAGGCCCGTCTGACTGAGAAGGAGACCACCTCCCTGGATCTCAACGAGGTGGAGCACTACAGATCCTCCCTCAAG CAAATGAAGTCTGAACTGGAACATAAGAGAGACTTGCTGAAGGCCATGGAGAGTGACCTGGTCAATGCAGTGCACGTGAACAGTCAGATCTCCGCCTCCTTCCACAAGTGTGATGTGGACCTGTCCAAGTACGCTGACCTGGTGGGTCAGATGTCTGACCGCTGGCGACGCATCCAGACCCAGATTGACAGCAG AGTGTGGGACCTGGAGAAGCAGGAGAAACAGCTAAGACATTTCCAGCAGAGCAGTGGAGTGTTAGACCAGTGGATAGACAATGCTAAACAGCGCCAGGACACCCTGCAGGCAGCCAAGTTCAGCGACATCCAGAACCTCATGGAGCACCTCAACAGACAGAAG GTGCTGCACAGTGAGATCAAAGGGAAGAAGGAGAAGGTGGAGGTTGTACAGAAGGATGCAAACACCTGCGCTGCCTCCATCAAG GACTATGAGCTGCAGTTGGCCTCCTACAGTGCTGGACTGGAGACCCTGCTGAACATCCCCATTAAGAGAACCGTGCTCCAGTCCCCTGCCACTGTGGTCAGAGAAGAG GCAACTGACCTCCAGTCTCGCTACATTGAGCTCCTGACCCGCTCCAGTGATTATTACAAGTTCCTGGGGGAGATGTTGAAAAACATGGAGGAACTGAAG ATAAGGAACACCAAGATCGAGCTTCTGGAGGAGGAGCTGAGGCGTCTGAAGGATAACATCCAGGACCACTGCGAGAAGAACCGTTCCTTACAGGATGCCCTGTCCAGCTATAAGCTAgagctctcacagtctcaagaACAGCTCATCTCCATGGAGGAGGTGAAGAGGACCACAGCCATGCAGGCCAGCGTGGCAAGGGAGAGCCTGGACACCACCAGCAGCCAGCTGACTGAGCTCAGTGACAAGCTGGCCCGCCTCACCTACCAGCTggatgaggagaagaggaagaggaggctggcCGAGGAGCGCTATACGAGCCAGCAGGAAGAGTACGAGGCAGCCGTGCGCCGGCGCCAGAAGGAGCTGGACGAGGTCAACTGGTCCAAGATTGACCTGGAGAAAGCGGTGAAGGACAAGGAGCGTGAGCTGGAGAGGCTCAGGATGCAGCTGGAAGAGGAGGCCACAAGGAGGCGCGGGGCGGAACAGGATATCTCTAAG ACCTCCATGATGGTGCAGCAGTCTCAGAACCACTACACTGAGATCCTGTCTGAGAGGGACACCCTTCTGATCAAGTTGAAGCAGCTGGAACAGGATAAGACTCGCCAGGGTCGCTATGAAGAGGAACTGAACCGCGTCAAGGTCTCCCTTGAGACTGAGCTCCGCAACAAACAGCGTCTCCAGGAAGAAAGAGACAAGATCCACAAGGACTTTACTTACTGGAAGAGCCAGTATGAACTGAAGGAGGGGCAGATGAGGCAATGTGACTCAGACAAGGacaagatggagagggagaggctcTCCCTGAAGAGCGATTTGGAGCGTATGATGGTGGAGCTGAGGACTGTGGAGGAGAGGTATAAGGGCAGGCTGCAAAGCTCACAGGGGGAAGTGTCGGATCTGGCCCTGAAGAGAGATTCCCTGGAGAGGGAGCTAAGGAGGCTGCAGCAGAGGCCTGACTCCATGAGCATCCAGACCCAGACGGACGAGAAAGTGGTCACTGTGGATCCGTCCAAGctggtgttcgatggggttcgcCGAAAGGTCACCGCCCACCAGCTGTGTGATTGTGGCATCATAAGCAAGGCCACACTGGAGCAGTTGCTGAAGGGAAAGAGGACCGTGGAGGATGTGGCCGTCGACATCCAGCTCAGCCTAAAGGGAACAGGCGTCATTGCAGGGATGGTCAGAGGCCCCCACGGCAGGATGTCCATCACTGAGGCCAAGACCAAGAACCTGCTCAGCCAAGAGAGTGCCATCATGCTACTGGAGGCCCAAGCTGCCACCGGCCACATCATGGACCCCAAATTCAACGAGAAGATGTCAGTTGATGCTGCCTGCTCCAGAGGGGTGGTGGACACAGACGATAGAGACACCCTGATGACAGCTGAAGCAGCCGGCACAGGCTTCAAGGACCCATACACCGGAAAGCTGCTGTCCATCGGACAGGCTCTAAAGCAAAACCGTCTGGACAAGAAGACAGCCCTCCGTTTGCTGCAGGCTCAGGAGTCCGTTGGCGGCATCCTGGACCCCGTTCTGAGCGTGTTCCTGCCTAAAGACCTTGCGCTTGATCGCAACCTGATCGACGAAGACCTCTACAGGGCTCTGAACAAGAAACCTGCCTGCTATCTGGACCCAATCACCGAGGAGAAGATCAGCTACAGTGATCTGAGGCTGAAGTGTAGGATGGAGCCCGCCTCTGGCCTGCTGCTCCTTCCAGTCCCAGAGAAGACCATGACCGTGCAGGGTCTCAGGGGAGAGGTGTCTGTCACAGAGCTGATCAACTCCAACCTGCTGTCTGAGACCGATGTGCAAAAGCTGAACCAGGGAAAGCTCAGCAGCAAGGAAATTGAGGACAAGCTCAAGAACTACCTGCATGGTTCTACCTGTATTGCGGGGATCTATGATGAGGCAAACAACAGGATCATGACCATCTACCAGGCCATGAAGGAAGGTCTGCTCAGACGAGGAACCACCCTGGAACTTCTGGAAGCCCAGGCTGCCTCCGGCTTTGTGATCGACCCTATCAACAATGTCTGCATGAATGTAGAGGAGGCCTGGAAGAGAGGCCTTGTGGGCAAAGAGTTCAAAGACAAGCTGATGTCTGCAGAGAAAGCAGTCACTGGATACAAAGACCCCCACACTGGCAACACCATCTCCCTCTTCCAAGCCATCGAGAAGGATCTGATTGAGAAGGGCCATGGGATCAGGCTTCTAGAGGCTCAGATCGCCAGTGGTGGCATCATCGACCCCAAGGAGAGCCACCGTATCGATGTAGACATTGCCTACAAGAGGGGCTACTTTGATGAAGAAATGAATGAGATCCTGACCTACGAAGGAGACGACACCAAGGGCTTCTTTGACCCCAACACCCAGGAGAACCTGACCTATCTGCAGCTGAAGGAGAGGTGTATCACCGACCCCAAGACTGGTCTGGTTCTTCTGCCTTTGAGGGACAAGACCAATCCTCAGCAGATGGTTCAGCAGAGCAGCCAGAAGAACATCCTGCGTAAGAGGAGGGTAGTGATCGTAGACCCTGACACTGGAAAAGAGATGACCGTGAGGGAAGCCTACCATAAAGAGCTCATCGACTATGACACCTTTCTGGATCTCTCAGAGCAGGAGTGTGAGTGGGAGGAGATCACCATCAGAGCTTCTGATGGTTCAGCCCGTATGGTTGTGGTGGACAGGAAGACAGGTGCACAGTATGACATCCAGGACTCCCTGGACCGCGGCATCATCGACCAGACCTCCCTAGATCAGTATCGTTTAGGAACCCTGACTCTGACCAAGTTTGCCGACCTCATCACCAGCAAGAGCAGCCTGAGTGAGCTGTCAATCACCGCCAGCAACATGGAAGATGTGGCCACCTGCACCAGTCCCACCCAGGCCTGCCCTTCTTCCCCCACCGTCCGCAAGCGCTTCAACAGCATATCCATCACCTTCTCCCCAACAGCTGAGTTTGATGAAGGGAGCCCCATAGCGGCCATCTTTGACATGGAGACAATGGAGAAGATCACCATCCCAGAGGCTCTACGGAGAGGCATAGTTGATGCCATTACAGCTCAGAAGCTTTTGGAGGCCCAGGCCTGTACTGGAGGCATCATCAACCCCACCAATGGCCAGCGGCTTAACCTGCAGGATGCCGTCCACCAAGGCCTCATCGATGATGACATGGCCACCAAGCTGAAGCCAGCCCAGAAAGCCTTCATGGGCTTCGAGGATGTGAAGACTAAGAGGAAGATGTCTGTGGTCGAGGCCATGAAGGAGGAATGGCTGCCTTACGAGGCTGGCACAAGGTTCATGGAGTTCCAGTATCTGACAGGAGGGCTTTTAGAACCCGGCAAGGGACAGAAGACCAGCATTGAGACGGCCATCCGGAGGGGCTGGCTGGATGGGAAAGGAGCACAGAAGCTTCAGGACACAAGGAGCCATACCAAGAACCTGACCTGCCCCAAGACCAAGCTGAAGATCTCCTACAAAGAGGCCATGGACAGCTGCATGGTGGAGGAAGGCAATGGCATGAAGATGCTCCAGGCTTCCTCCATGTCCAGCAAGGGCATTAGCAGCCCTTACAACGTGTCCAACCCAGGCTCCCGTTCGGGCTCCAGGGCTGGCTCACTGGCCACCTCTCGTACTGGGTCCAGGAGTGGCTCCCGCAGGGGCAGTGTGGATTACTCCTCCAGCTACAGCACCTTCACCAGTTCTGCCTCCAACACCTTAAGCGTCAACTCAAAGTTCTAA